The following coding sequences are from one Zalophus californianus isolate mZalCal1 chromosome 5, mZalCal1.pri.v2, whole genome shotgun sequence window:
- the LOC113936868 gene encoding butyrophilin subfamily 1 member A1-like translates to MVTIMPVTVLVMIPLFSKLLPGQFHVIGPRAPVIALVGEEAVLSCQISPSMDAQNMEVRWYRNDPLGLVYHYGTSWNDMEELRPEYQGRTEFLKENITKGHVVLRIHPIQPSDGGDYACFFESSTYYNDAKFQVLVTVSGMAPHIHIEPGNSKDIKLTCTSMGWYPEPELQWRDHQGLHLAPVSEKKKIEEDGLFHVESSLTVDKSSRAKLSCVIRNLILNVEKEVHVSMAVLEAGKSKVKALADLVSESPLPGKLHEELGVEFARNYAENVTLDPETAHPYLKVAKDKKSVKSIAHFQELPKSSNRFDSLVSVLGQQIFSSNKHYWEVDVKNKMKWTVGICKHSVRRQGEITVSPETGFWTLCLKKCNDYQALTNPRITLHLEEPPEIIGIFLDYEAGRLSFYNVTNMTHIYTYKQKFTEALRPYFYPGPLYNGQNEQPLIIMTLRCTNKPQEEDVACD, encoded by the exons ATGGTCACAATCATGCCTGTCACAGTTTTAGTGATGATTCCACTGTTTTCAAAATTACTTCCAGGGCAATTCCATGTGATAGGACCAAGAGCACCAGTCATTGCCTTGGTTGGGGAAGAGGCTGTGTTGTCCTGCCAGATCAGCCCATCAATGGATGCTCAGAACATGGAAGTGAGATGGTACCGGAATGATCCTCTAGGCCTGGTGTATCATTATGGCACTTCCTGGAATGATATGGAGGAGCTGAGGCCAGAATACCAAGGGAGGACAGAGTTCCTGAAGGAGAATATTACCAAAGGGCATGTTGTTCTAAGGATCCATCCCATCCAACCTTCAGATGGAGGAGATTATGCATGTTTCTTTGAAAGCTCCACATACTACAATGATGCAAAATTCCAAGTGTTGGTCACAG TCTCAGGTATGGCTCCTCATATTCACATTGAACCTGGAAATAGCAAGGACATTAAATTGACCTGCACATCCATGGGGTGGTATCCAGAGCCTGAGCTGCAATGGAGGGACCATCAAGGACTGCACTTGGCACCAGtctctgagaaaaagaaaatagaagaagatgGACTGTTTCATGTGGAATCATCTCTCACAGTGGACAAAAGTTCAAGAGCAAAATTGTCCTGTGTTATAAGGAACCTAATACTCAATGTGGAGAAGGAAGTGCATGTTTCCATGGCAG ttctagaagctgggaaatcCAAGGTCAAGGCATTAGCAGATCTGGTGTCTGAGAGTccacttcctg GAAAGCTTCATGAAGAACTTG gggtGGAATTTGCTCGAAATTATGCAG AAAATGTTACCCTGGATCCTGAGACAGCTCATCCATATCTTAAAGTTGCCAAAGACAAGAAAAGTGTGAAATCCATTGCTCATTTTCAGGAACTACCCAAAAGTAGTAATCGGTTTGATTCCCTAGTCTCTGTATTAGGTCAGCAAATTTTTTCCAGCAATAAACACTACTGGGAAGtggatgtgaaaaataaaatgaaatggactGTAGGCATTTGTAAACATTCTGTCCGCAGACAAGGAGAAATCACAGTGTCCCCAGAGACTGGGTTCTGGACACTGtgcttaaaaaaatgtaatgactaCCAAGCTCTTACAAATCCACGGATAACACTCCACCTTGAGGAACCTCCTGAGATAATTGGAATCTTCCTGGACTATGAGGCTGGGAGGCTCTCATTTTATAATGTGACCAACATGACTCACATCTACACCTACAAACAAAAGTTCACGGAGGCCTTACGACCATACTTTTACCCTGGCCCCCTCTACAATGGTCAAAATGAACAACCTCTGATCATTATGACATTAAGGTGTACAAACAAGCCACAGGAAGAAGATGTTGCATGTGACTGA